One Helicoverpa armigera isolate CAAS_96S chromosome 1, ASM3070526v1, whole genome shotgun sequence genomic window carries:
- the LOC110379275 gene encoding uncharacterized protein LOC110379275, with protein MNQNSRNICASDLVAQFLQTVDDCKALTSTRKVLAPIPAARREVDPSELQRLDDYFDRMADLIMRAPRRPHDYTKPDSTQGNTERNRRPVPYKIKPRPVKVVSTTPVTVTQENERVTPSGPSE; from the exons ATGAATCAAAACTCTAGGAACATTTGCGCCTCG gATCTGGTGGCCCAGTTTCTCCAAACTGTCGATGACTGCAAGGCGTTGACTT caaCCCGCAAGGTCTTGGCTCCTATTCCGGCAGCTAGGCGGGAGGTTGACCCATCGGAGCTGCAACGTTTGGACGATTACTTCGACAGGATGGCAGACCTGATCATGCGAGCTCCGCGCCGCCCTCATGACTATACCAAGCCAGATTCTACTCAAGGCAATACCGAAAGGAATAGGCGTCCAGTTCCCTACAAGATTAAGCCGAGGCCCGTGAAGGTCGTGTCCACGACGCCTGTGACCGTCACTCAGGAGAATGAGCGCGTCACTCCATCGGGCCCCAGCGAGTAA
- the LOC126053831 gene encoding CCR4-NOT transcription complex subunit 7: protein MKMLSNTIEEDCSIKNVWNHNLHEEFHVIRGVVQKFHWVAMDTEFPGVVAKPLGEFRSTADYHYQLLRCNVDLLRMIQLGLTFMDENGRTPPGCTTWQFNFKFSLQEDMYAQDSIDLLKNSGLQFREHEEHGIDPLEFAELLMSSGIVLMDDISWLTFHSGYDFGYLLKILTNQNLPQQENDFFESLRLYFPTIYDVKYLMQLCKNLKGGLQEVADQLELRRVGLQHQAGSDSLLTGMAFFKIKEVFFDGNIESANGHLYGLGAPFANNENNSQNNAENRNSP from the exons atgaaaatgctGTCCAATACCATCGAAGAAGATTGTtccataaaaaatgtttggaatCACAATCTACACGAAGAGTTTCATGTTATTCGAGGG GTGGTACAGAAGTTTCACTGGGTGGCCATGGATACTGAATTTCCTGGGGTTGTAGCAAAACCCCTGGGAGAATTCAGATCTACTGCTGACTACCACTACCAGCTATTGAG gTGTAATGTGGATCTGTTAAGAATGATACAGCTTGGTCTCACATTTATGGATGAAAATGGTAGAACTCCACCAGGCTGCACCACGTGGCAATTCAATTTTAAGTTCAGCTTACA agaagacatgtatGCCCAAGACTCAATAGATTTGCTTAAAAATTCTGGACTCCAATTTAGAGAACATGAGGAACATGGGATTGACCCATTAGAATTTGCAGAACTCCTGATGTCTTCAG GCATAGTGCTGATGGACGATATCAGTTGGTTGACTTTTCATTCTGGTTATGATTTTggatatttactaaaaatcctCACTAATCAGAATTTGCCACAGCAAGAAAATGACTTCTTTGAAAGTCTGAGATTGTATTTTCCTACTATTTATGATGTCAAA TACTTGATGCAGCTGTGTAAGAACTTAAAAGGCGGTCTACAAGAAGTAGCCGATCAGTTGGAGTTGCGCCGGGTGGGACTACAACACCAAGCTGGTTCTGACTCACTTCTCACAGGAATGGCCTTCTTCAAAATCAAGGAA GTATTCTTTGATGGCAATATTGAAAGTGCTAATGGTCACTTGTATGGCTTGGGGGCACCATTTGCCAACAATGAGAACAATTCCCAAAATAATGCAGAGAACAGAAATTCACCTTAA
- the LOC135117477 gene encoding uncharacterized protein LOC135117477, which produces MPAAEAVEQMPAAEAVEQTPAAEAVEQTPAAEAAEQTPAAEAVEQMPAAGAVEPTLSSEAAIRNSERDGPQCSTPSQRQRPRRANVRREESIPRWAYDLELRRIEVETRLTEAVEGMLGVLRDIRDDYRRQTNRE; this is translated from the exons AtgcctgctgcagaggctgtggagcagatgcctgctgcagaggctgtggagcagacgcctgctgcagaggctgtggagcagacgcctgctgcagaggctgcggagcagacgcctgctgcagaggctgtggagcagatGCCTGCTGCAGGGGCTGTGGAGCCCACACTATCCAGTGAGGCTGCTATTA ggAATTCTGAGAGAGATGGTCCACAATGTTCAACCCCGAGCCAGCGTCAACGACCACGACGAGCGAatg ttcgCAGAGAGGAGTCAATACCTCGTTGGGCCTATGACCTGGAATTGAGGAGAATAGAGGTGGAGACCCGACTCACAGAAGCAGTGGAGGGGATGCTTGGGGTTTTAAGAGACATTCGGGACGACTACCGCCGGCAAACAAACCGGGAATGA